Genomic segment of Arachis hypogaea cultivar Tifrunner chromosome 11, arahy.Tifrunner.gnm2.J5K5, whole genome shotgun sequence:
CTAGATGATTTTCTAAGTGCAATTTGGGCATTGGTATTTGGTGTCGGTGATGCATgtaatgaatggacattgatgTTGTTATCTAGTGTAGGTGCATGAATGCGTGGTTCTTGACTGTTGTGATCAGTATATGCTATGTGTTCGGGTGTGTAAGTGTTTGTGTCAAAGTTTTGATGAAAAGACAGTTGTGGAGTGTTCTGAGCAGTGCTGCGTGTTTCATGCATTGAAGATGAGAAATTACTGTCAACAAAAAGAAAGTCATATGCAAAtggatcaaaattatgcacttgAGTATTATGCTTTTGGTCATTATTTGCATTGTGTAAATCAGTTTCTTGTGTGGAATATGGAAAATGGTTTTCATAAAAGATCACATTTCTAGATGTGAAAATGGTTTTAGACTTCAAATCCATGAGAGTAAAGCCTTTGGTGCCTTCTTTAAATCCcaagaaaatacattttctagCCCTTAGGTCTAGTTTGGTCCTGCCATTTGTAAGTGTTGATGCATATGCCAAGCATCCGAAAATCCTTAAATTTGATAAGCttggaatttttttgaaaataacttcAAAAGGGGATGCATTGTTGAGAAATTGACTAGGTTGTATATTAATTAAATGCACAGTAAGTGTTGTGGCAAAGTTCCAAAAATATTTTGGCATGGATGAATGAAAAAGTAGTGCTCTAGTTACCCCCAAAATGTGTTGATGTTTTCTCTCCACTATCCTATTCTATTGGGGAGTTTCAACACATGATGTGTGATGTATGATGCCATTTGATGCATAGAAGGATTTTAGAGAAAATTCAGGACCATTATCACTTCTTATGCATTTTACAACCTTTTCAAATTGAGTTTGAACCAGTTTTACAAAATTCTTAAGAAGCTCCGCGGTTTTCGATTTTGTTTTCATGCAAAAAATCCATGTATATCTGCTCTTATCATCAACTATGGTTAAAAAGAATTTATGACCATGTATTGAAGGAGTTGAAATAGGTCCTCATATATCGACATGTAACAGATCAAAACAATTGAGGAATTCAGTAATGCTGTAAGAAAAAAGCAATCGTTTTTGCTTTGCCAAGTGGCACGAATTACATGGGTTTATTTGTTCATTACAAGCAATAACAGGATGAGTTTTATGCATTATTTCTAATCTGTGTTGGAGAATGTGTCCTAATCTAAAATGCCAAAGTGCATGCGTTGCAGTATATGAATGAGCATCATCTGCAGGTGCTTTATTTCTTGTTACAGCTGCTGCAACAATCAGATGTGGGTGATGTGAATTATACATGAAATGGTTGTTTGATGATAGCTTCCTTTTGGTGTGGAGTGAGATCGAGGCTTGACGAGTCATTAGCTTTCTTCTGGCAATAGATTAGACTGCATTGGCTGAGATCATCATCACTTTTCTTCTCAGCAGGTGCCTCAGCAGCCATGTAATTGATGCTGCTAAACTGCCTTTGCCTCAAATGAGGTGGCAAACCATGCTTCTTATAACATGTGTCAATTGTGTGTCCTGGTTTGTCGCAGAAGGTGCACTGCATCCTACTGCCTCTTCCTCTTCCAGTTGCATTAGatcttcctcttcctctgccTCTCCCTTTATTTCTATCATCATTGAAGTTTGATGTTGCTTTGTTGAGGAAGATTTTGGTTTCTTGAGATTCATTAAATTGTCGCTCCTGCTGTGTGAGCATGAAAAAGGCAGTGTCGATGTCAGACAGAGGATCCATAAGCATCAATTGTGATCTAGGAACAGAATATTGTTCACTAAGTCCCCTGAGAAATCTGGTTGTGTGGTCTTCGCATCTATACTCCCTCATGACTTTCAATCCACAAGAACAAATTGAATCACAAGATTCACAATTAGGAACGGGCCTGAAATTGTCCAAATCCTCCCAAATCAATTTCAGCTTTGTGTAGTAAGCTGTTATACTAGCATCTCCTTGCTTCAATTGAAAGAGTTCCTCTTGTAATTCAGCCACTCTGAACTTGTCACCTTGATAGTATCTGCGTCTTAAATCTCTCCAAAGATTTGAGGCATTGTTATTCCATATGACACTTCCTGCGATATCTGGACTCAAAGACAAATTTATCCATGACACAATGTACGTGTTGCACCTCTCCCAGGCTTCGAATAAGGGATCATTCTCATTTGGTTTTGTTATCGAACCATCAATGAACTTCAATTTGTTCTTTGATTTCAAGGCTAACAACATGGCTCTGCTCCAAGAGTTGTAGTTATGTGCATTCAATGTAACTGGAATTAAATGATTACCAGGACTTTCACCAGGATGCAAAAAATACGGACTTGCTGGATCTTGCATCGGATTGACTGTGTTCTTGGCTACATGAGCTTAGATTGCTGAAATCTGACTTAGGAAGTTTGCAATTGATTGGGGATCCATTGAATTGAAGTTTGCAGACTGATTTTGATTTGCTTCCATTGTCAATCAAGATTAAAGAAATTCGAAGAAATGTTGAATCGAAAGGGATTTCAAGAACAGCTCCAAGAAAAGGAACGAAAtctgagaaagagaaaagagaggaaGGGGAagaaaggcaagaaattaaccaGGTCGATGAATCTGTGAAGATGTCAGATTCAGATCTTTCACTCTCGGTCTCGCTAATCGGAGCAATAACCTCTcttccacgctcaccgcaccatgtgaAATTTCATGGAAGAGAGGATTAAGCTCTCATTAGACTCTGTTGTATGAGTCCAAGAGTGAAGCAGAAATCAAATTGGGAAGAAAACCAAGAAGTTGAAAATGGAGGAGCTGTGTTTACaaagaatgtaaaattggaagaGAAATGAGAATTAGCATTGTGCAGTTCTCTAATCGAtgaa
This window contains:
- the LOC140176102 gene encoding uncharacterized protein gives rise to the protein MQDPASPYFLHPGESPGNHLIPVTLNAHNYNSWSRAMLLALKSKNKLKFIDGSITKPNENDPLFEAWERCNTYIVSWINLSLSPDIAGSVIWNNNASNLWRDLRRRYYQGDKFRVAELQEELFQLKQGDASITAYYTKLKLIWEDLDNFRPVPNCESCDSICSCGLKVMREYRCEDHTTRFLRGLSEQYSVPRSQLMLMDPLSDIDTAFFMLTQQERQFNESQETKIFLNKATSNFNDDRNKGRGRGRGRSNATGRGRGSRMQCTFCDKPGHTIDTCYKKHGLPPHLRQRQFSSINYMAAEAPAEKKSDDDLSQCSLIYCQKKANDSSSLDLTPHQKEAIIKQPFHV